Proteins found in one Seonamhaeicola sp. S2-3 genomic segment:
- a CDS encoding ABC transporter ATP-binding protein has protein sequence MQNKNQHMVLKTENLSVGYATKNGQTIVASHINFELHKGELVGLIGANGIGKSTLLRTLTQVQPKLTGSIAINGKRLQSYSNLELAKVLSIVLTEPLASKNLTVFELVALGRQPYTNWVGNLSTKDISIIENALEQTNISNLKNKKCFELSDGQLQKVMITRALAQDTDIIILDEPTTHLDMYHKAYVLKLLQRLVKKTNKTILFSSHEIDLAIQLCNKLVVMTESEVVCDQPCNLISKGTFNSLFPEDLIAFDKNTGSFRVKK, from the coding sequence ATGCAAAACAAAAACCAACATATGGTTCTTAAAACTGAAAATCTTTCGGTTGGTTATGCTACAAAAAATGGGCAAACTATTGTAGCGTCTCACATTAATTTTGAATTGCACAAAGGTGAATTGGTGGGATTAATTGGTGCTAATGGTATTGGTAAATCTACGTTACTTAGAACCCTAACCCAAGTACAACCCAAATTAACCGGAAGCATTGCCATAAATGGGAAACGGTTACAAAGCTATTCTAATTTAGAATTAGCAAAAGTGCTTAGTATAGTGCTTACAGAACCTTTGGCTTCAAAAAATTTAACAGTTTTTGAACTTGTTGCTTTGGGTAGACAACCTTATACTAATTGGGTTGGGAATTTATCCACTAAAGATATTTCCATAATTGAAAACGCCTTAGAACAAACCAATATCTCTAACCTAAAAAACAAAAAGTGCTTTGAACTAAGCGATGGCCAATTGCAAAAAGTAATGATAACCCGTGCCTTGGCTCAAGATACAGACATCATTATTTTAGATGAACCTACCACGCATTTAGATATGTATCATAAAGCTTATGTTTTAAAGCTTTTACAAAGATTAGTTAAAAAAACTAACAAAACCATTTTATTTTCATCTCACGAAATAGATTTAGCTATTCAACTGTGTAATAAGTTGGTAGTAATGACTGAAAGTGAAGTTGTTTGCGACCAACCCTGTAACCTCATTTCAAAAGGTACATTTAACAGTTTATTTCCTGAAGATTTAATTGCATTCGATAAAAACACAGGTAGTTTTAGGGTGAAAAAATAA
- a CDS encoding iron ABC transporter permease, producing the protein MPNRKTHNILFLGLTIILIIGFFTNVSLGSVSIPTKDVFNSLIGGATERETWQHIILNYRLPKAITAILVGSGLGISGLLMQTLFRNPLAGPFVLGISSGASLGVALIILGAGLFGGIWASVITSKWSIVIAASLGSFLVLLAVMVVSLKVRDTMAILIIGLMFSSITAAIVSILSYFGSADQLQQYIFWGFGSLGNLTWNEILIFVIIYTIGSYLSVLAIKPLNSLLLGENYAKSLGLNIKTNRLTIIIATSLLAGTITAFAGPIAFIGLAIPHMARQIFNTSNHKILLPAVFLFGAIVMLICDSIAQLPSTEFTLPINAITSLVGAPVVIWLLVKKRKMMF; encoded by the coding sequence TTGCCAAACAGAAAAACACATAATATTTTATTTCTTGGATTAACCATTATCCTAATTATTGGGTTCTTTACCAATGTAAGTTTGGGTTCTGTTTCTATACCTACAAAAGATGTGTTTAATAGTCTTATTGGTGGTGCCACAGAACGCGAAACTTGGCAACATATCATTCTAAATTACAGACTACCTAAGGCTATTACAGCTATTTTAGTAGGTTCTGGCTTGGGTATTTCTGGTTTATTAATGCAAACCCTTTTTAGAAACCCCTTAGCTGGTCCTTTTGTTTTAGGTATTAGTTCTGGTGCTAGTCTTGGTGTAGCGTTAATTATTTTAGGCGCTGGACTCTTTGGTGGTATTTGGGCATCAGTAATCACATCAAAATGGAGTATTGTAATTGCAGCCAGTTTAGGAAGTTTTTTAGTGCTTTTAGCTGTTATGGTGGTATCTTTAAAAGTAAGAGATACCATGGCAATTTTAATTATTGGTTTAATGTTTTCTAGCATTACTGCTGCTATTGTAAGCATACTATCGTATTTTGGTTCTGCAGACCAATTACAACAATATATTTTTTGGGGCTTTGGTAGTTTAGGCAATTTAACTTGGAACGAAATTTTAATTTTCGTTATAATTTATACCATTGGCTCATACCTAAGTGTATTGGCAATAAAACCTTTAAATAGTTTACTTTTAGGTGAAAACTATGCTAAAAGTTTGGGGTTAAATATTAAAACAAACAGGCTAACCATAATTATTGCTACCAGTTTATTAGCAGGAACCATAACGGCTTTTGCTGGTCCTATTGCCTTTATTGGGTTAGCTATACCGCATATGGCAAGACAAATTTTTAATACATCAAACCATAAAATTTTGTTGCCAGCAGTATTTCTTTTTGGAGCCATTGTTATGTTAATTTGCGATAGTATAGCTCAATTACCAAGTACAGAATTCACCTTACCTATTAATGCAATTACCTCATTAGTTGGAGCTCCGGTTGTTATTTGGCTTTTAGTAAAAAAACGAAAAATGATGTTTTAA
- a CDS encoding ABC transporter substrate-binding protein — translation MKYKLHILLLYIVFLGCKSEPKKQTTASITGTSLNLKYATGFSCKDYYTYKIIKVKKPWPNSKNTFQYALLKPNFNADFWKLEKSKFNDIIKLPIENIVVTSTTHIPALELLNIEESLMGFPETNFISSEKIRKRIDEGFIKEIGKNESLNTEILIELQPDVIVGFGVDGTNRAFEILKKSGIPIIYNGDWVESSPLAKAEWIKFFGVLFDKEKEADSIFNQIEKNYLNAKSIAKKTQTKPTVLSGAMHNDIWYLPNGASTEAQLLKDANVNYLWADSNGNGSLKLNFESVFDRAKNADIWLSPSNYSSLQALKNANTHHSMFKAYQNKSIYSFTNTTGSTGGVTYYELGYARPDWVLKDIIKICHPNVLKDYKPHFYKPLP, via the coding sequence ATGAAATACAAACTACACATTTTACTACTTTACATTGTTTTTTTAGGCTGTAAAAGCGAGCCTAAAAAACAAACAACAGCATCTATTACCGGTACCTCTTTAAACTTAAAATATGCTACAGGTTTTTCTTGTAAAGACTATTACACTTATAAAATTATTAAAGTAAAAAAACCTTGGCCTAATTCTAAAAACACGTTTCAATATGCCTTATTAAAACCAAATTTTAACGCTGATTTTTGGAAGTTAGAAAAGTCTAAATTTAATGATATAATAAAACTTCCAATTGAAAACATTGTTGTTACTTCTACAACACATATTCCGGCTTTAGAATTATTAAATATTGAAGAATCTTTAATGGGCTTCCCTGAAACAAATTTTATTTCTTCTGAAAAAATAAGAAAACGAATTGATGAAGGTTTCATTAAAGAAATAGGTAAAAATGAAAGTTTAAATACAGAAATATTAATAGAACTTCAGCCAGATGTTATAGTTGGTTTTGGTGTTGATGGAACTAACCGCGCATTTGAGATTTTAAAAAAATCGGGGATTCCTATAATATATAATGGCGATTGGGTAGAAAGTTCGCCATTAGCAAAAGCCGAATGGATAAAATTTTTCGGGGTACTGTTTGATAAAGAAAAGGAAGCCGATTCTATTTTTAATCAAATTGAAAAAAACTACTTAAACGCTAAATCAATTGCAAAAAAAACACAAACCAAACCCACCGTTCTTAGCGGCGCTATGCATAACGATATATGGTATTTACCCAACGGAGCAAGCACAGAAGCACAATTACTAAAAGATGCCAATGTAAATTATCTTTGGGCAGATTCTAACGGTAACGGCAGCTTAAAACTTAATTTTGAATCGGTTTTTGATAGAGCTAAAAATGCAGATATTTGGTTAAGTCCTTCAAATTATAGTAGTTTGCAAGCACTTAAAAATGCAAATACGCATCATAGCATGTTTAAAGCTTATCAAAATAAATCTATCTATTCTTTTACCAATACTACAGGTAGCACTGGTGGAGTTACGTATTATGAATTAGGTTACGCAAGACCAGATTGGGTATTAAAAGACATTATTAAAATTTGTCACCCCAATGTATTAAAAGATTACAAACCACATTTTTATAAACCCTTACCTTAA